In Aquimarina sp. TRL1, a single window of DNA contains:
- a CDS encoding ComF family protein, with protein sequence MLSDLAYLFYPIYCAACDTPLHKNERVLCTSCRHILPLGNFHNVNAKSIEKVFYGRVKIENATSLFIFHKGGLVQNLLHNLKYRGRESIGKELGKWLGEELRHIPSYQTITAIIPVPLHKKRFRQRGYNQVEKFGKEIAKKLDATYIDTVLKKSSYTPKQSKKGRLYRWRNTAETFHIQKESLLKNRHILLVDDIVTTGSTIEACINKLKSIEGIKISIATIAIAE encoded by the coding sequence ATTGTGCTGCTTGCGATACACCTCTTCATAAAAACGAAAGGGTATTGTGTACCTCTTGTCGCCATATACTCCCGCTGGGCAATTTCCATAACGTAAACGCCAAAAGTATAGAAAAAGTATTCTACGGACGTGTTAAAATTGAAAACGCAACTTCTTTATTCATTTTTCACAAAGGAGGTTTGGTCCAGAATTTGCTGCATAATTTAAAATACCGAGGAAGAGAATCTATCGGAAAAGAGCTAGGAAAATGGCTGGGAGAAGAACTACGACATATCCCTTCTTATCAAACCATTACAGCCATTATCCCTGTACCTTTGCACAAAAAAAGATTCCGACAAAGAGGTTATAACCAAGTAGAAAAATTCGGAAAAGAAATCGCAAAAAAACTTGATGCTACCTATATTGATACGGTCTTAAAAAAAAGTTCCTACACTCCGAAACAATCAAAAAAAGGAAGACTATACAGATGGCGAAATACCGCTGAAACATTTCATATCCAAAAAGAGTCTTTATTAAAAAACCGACATATATTATTAGTCGATGATATTGTAACAACAGGTTCAACAATAGAAGCTTGTATTAATAAACTCAAATCCATCGAGGGAATTAAAATAAGTATCGCTACAATTGCAATTGCAGAATAG